From Acipenser ruthenus chromosome 2, fAciRut3.2 maternal haplotype, whole genome shotgun sequence, a single genomic window includes:
- the LOC117408803 gene encoding S-adenosylmethionine synthase isoform X2, with translation MSRTITNVLSDKMCDQISDAVLDAYLALDPDSKVACECVAKTGMVLLCGEVTSKATVDLQKVVRDTIKKIGYDDSSKGFDYKTCNVLVALEPQCSEITDCVFEGKDEDDIGAGDQGLMFGYATDETEECMPLTILLAHKLNAKLKELSRNGVCPWIRPDSKSQVTVEYRNNDGAMEPLRVHTVVISVQHAPDVTLQEIRKDLKEKVIKTVIPEKYLDDRTVYHLLPSGKFIMGGPQGDAGLTGRKIIVDTYGGWGGHGGGAFSGKDFSKVDRSGAYAARWVAKSLVKAGLCKRVLVQLSYAISVSRPLSISVFHYGTSSKDEDELLEIIQKNFDLRPGVIVRELGLKRPIYQKTACYGHFGREEFPWEKPKTLVFNKN, from the exons ATGTCCAGAACCATCACGAACGTTCTCTCAG ATAAAATGTGTGATCAGATCAGTGATGCTGTTTTGGATGCATACTTAGCTTTGGACCCAGACTCCAAAGTTGCCTGTG AATGCGTGGCAAAGACCGGCATGGTCTTACTATGCGGGGAGGTCACGTCAAAGGCGACTGTGGATCTTCAGAAAGTCGTCCGAGACACCATCAAGAAGATCGGCTATGATGACTCTTCCAAAG GTTTCGATTACAAAACCTGCAATGTGCTGGTGGCTCTGGAGCCCCAATGCAGTGAAATTACTGACTGTGTTTTTGAAGGAAAGGATGAAGATGATATTGGAGCTGGAGATCAG GGTCTTATGTTTGGATATGCGACTGATGAAACGGAGGAATGCATGCCCTTAACCATCCTCTTGGCTCACAAACTGAATGCAAAGTTAAAGGAGCTCTCCCGAAACGGAGTGTGCCCATGGATACGGCCAGACTCAAAATCACAG GTCACTGTGGAGTACCGGAATAACGACGGTGCCATGGAGCCATTGCGAGTTCACACGGTGGTCATATCGGTACAGCACGCCCCGGATGTGACACTGCAAGAGATCAGAAAGGACCTGAAGGAGAAAGTGATTAAAACTGTCATCCCTGAAAAATACCTTGACGACAGGACCGTGTACCACCTGCTGCCAAGTGGAAAATTTATTATGGGTGGTCCCCAG gGAGACGCAGGACTCACAGGTCGGAAGATCATTGTTGACACGTATGGGGGGTGGGGTGGTCATGGTGGAGGGGCCTTTTCTGGAAAGGACTTTTCGAAGGTAGACCGCTCGGGGGCCTATGCAGCTCGGTGGGTGGCCAAGTCCCTGGTGAAGGCTGGTCTCTGCAAGAGAGTGCTTGTCCAG CTGTCTTATGCAATTAGTGTGAGCCGCCCGCTCTCGATCTCAGTCTTTCACTATGGCACCTCAAGTAAAGATGAAGACGAGCTCTTGGAAATTATACAGAAAAACTTTGATCTGCGGCCTGGAGTAATTGTAAg GGAGCTAGGTCTGAAAAGGCCCATTTACCAAAAGACTGCATGCTATGGGCACTTTGGCAGAGAAGAGTTTCCTTGGGAAAAACCAAAAACGTTGGTGTTCAACAagaactaa
- the LOC117408803 gene encoding S-adenosylmethionine synthase isoform X1 produces MNHTNAGKFNNGKTFLFTSESVGEGHSDKMCDQISDAVLDAYLALDPDSKVACECVAKTGMVLLCGEVTSKATVDLQKVVRDTIKKIGYDDSSKGFDYKTCNVLVALEPQCSEITDCVFEGKDEDDIGAGDQGLMFGYATDETEECMPLTILLAHKLNAKLKELSRNGVCPWIRPDSKSQVTVEYRNNDGAMEPLRVHTVVISVQHAPDVTLQEIRKDLKEKVIKTVIPEKYLDDRTVYHLLPSGKFIMGGPQGDAGLTGRKIIVDTYGGWGGHGGGAFSGKDFSKVDRSGAYAARWVAKSLVKAGLCKRVLVQLSYAISVSRPLSISVFHYGTSSKDEDELLEIIQKNFDLRPGVIVRELGLKRPIYQKTACYGHFGREEFPWEKPKTLVFNKN; encoded by the exons ATGAACCACACTAACGCCGGTAAATTTAACAATGGGAAAACATTTCTGTTTACGTCGGAATCGGTGGGGGAAGGACATTCCG ATAAAATGTGTGATCAGATCAGTGATGCTGTTTTGGATGCATACTTAGCTTTGGACCCAGACTCCAAAGTTGCCTGTG AATGCGTGGCAAAGACCGGCATGGTCTTACTATGCGGGGAGGTCACGTCAAAGGCGACTGTGGATCTTCAGAAAGTCGTCCGAGACACCATCAAGAAGATCGGCTATGATGACTCTTCCAAAG GTTTCGATTACAAAACCTGCAATGTGCTGGTGGCTCTGGAGCCCCAATGCAGTGAAATTACTGACTGTGTTTTTGAAGGAAAGGATGAAGATGATATTGGAGCTGGAGATCAG GGTCTTATGTTTGGATATGCGACTGATGAAACGGAGGAATGCATGCCCTTAACCATCCTCTTGGCTCACAAACTGAATGCAAAGTTAAAGGAGCTCTCCCGAAACGGAGTGTGCCCATGGATACGGCCAGACTCAAAATCACAG GTCACTGTGGAGTACCGGAATAACGACGGTGCCATGGAGCCATTGCGAGTTCACACGGTGGTCATATCGGTACAGCACGCCCCGGATGTGACACTGCAAGAGATCAGAAAGGACCTGAAGGAGAAAGTGATTAAAACTGTCATCCCTGAAAAATACCTTGACGACAGGACCGTGTACCACCTGCTGCCAAGTGGAAAATTTATTATGGGTGGTCCCCAG gGAGACGCAGGACTCACAGGTCGGAAGATCATTGTTGACACGTATGGGGGGTGGGGTGGTCATGGTGGAGGGGCCTTTTCTGGAAAGGACTTTTCGAAGGTAGACCGCTCGGGGGCCTATGCAGCTCGGTGGGTGGCCAAGTCCCTGGTGAAGGCTGGTCTCTGCAAGAGAGTGCTTGTCCAG CTGTCTTATGCAATTAGTGTGAGCCGCCCGCTCTCGATCTCAGTCTTTCACTATGGCACCTCAAGTAAAGATGAAGACGAGCTCTTGGAAATTATACAGAAAAACTTTGATCTGCGGCCTGGAGTAATTGTAAg GGAGCTAGGTCTGAAAAGGCCCATTTACCAAAAGACTGCATGCTATGGGCACTTTGGCAGAGAAGAGTTTCCTTGGGAAAAACCAAAAACGTTGGTGTTCAACAagaactaa
- the LOC117408803 gene encoding S-adenosylmethionine synthase isoform X3, with the protein MTNTCVINKMCDQISDAVLDAYLALDPDSKVACECVAKTGMVLLCGEVTSKATVDLQKVVRDTIKKIGYDDSSKGFDYKTCNVLVALEPQCSEITDCVFEGKDEDDIGAGDQGLMFGYATDETEECMPLTILLAHKLNAKLKELSRNGVCPWIRPDSKSQVTVEYRNNDGAMEPLRVHTVVISVQHAPDVTLQEIRKDLKEKVIKTVIPEKYLDDRTVYHLLPSGKFIMGGPQGDAGLTGRKIIVDTYGGWGGHGGGAFSGKDFSKVDRSGAYAARWVAKSLVKAGLCKRVLVQLSYAISVSRPLSISVFHYGTSSKDEDELLEIIQKNFDLRPGVIVRELGLKRPIYQKTACYGHFGREEFPWEKPKTLVFNKN; encoded by the exons atgaccaacacaTGTGTTATAA ATAAAATGTGTGATCAGATCAGTGATGCTGTTTTGGATGCATACTTAGCTTTGGACCCAGACTCCAAAGTTGCCTGTG AATGCGTGGCAAAGACCGGCATGGTCTTACTATGCGGGGAGGTCACGTCAAAGGCGACTGTGGATCTTCAGAAAGTCGTCCGAGACACCATCAAGAAGATCGGCTATGATGACTCTTCCAAAG GTTTCGATTACAAAACCTGCAATGTGCTGGTGGCTCTGGAGCCCCAATGCAGTGAAATTACTGACTGTGTTTTTGAAGGAAAGGATGAAGATGATATTGGAGCTGGAGATCAG GGTCTTATGTTTGGATATGCGACTGATGAAACGGAGGAATGCATGCCCTTAACCATCCTCTTGGCTCACAAACTGAATGCAAAGTTAAAGGAGCTCTCCCGAAACGGAGTGTGCCCATGGATACGGCCAGACTCAAAATCACAG GTCACTGTGGAGTACCGGAATAACGACGGTGCCATGGAGCCATTGCGAGTTCACACGGTGGTCATATCGGTACAGCACGCCCCGGATGTGACACTGCAAGAGATCAGAAAGGACCTGAAGGAGAAAGTGATTAAAACTGTCATCCCTGAAAAATACCTTGACGACAGGACCGTGTACCACCTGCTGCCAAGTGGAAAATTTATTATGGGTGGTCCCCAG gGAGACGCAGGACTCACAGGTCGGAAGATCATTGTTGACACGTATGGGGGGTGGGGTGGTCATGGTGGAGGGGCCTTTTCTGGAAAGGACTTTTCGAAGGTAGACCGCTCGGGGGCCTATGCAGCTCGGTGGGTGGCCAAGTCCCTGGTGAAGGCTGGTCTCTGCAAGAGAGTGCTTGTCCAG CTGTCTTATGCAATTAGTGTGAGCCGCCCGCTCTCGATCTCAGTCTTTCACTATGGCACCTCAAGTAAAGATGAAGACGAGCTCTTGGAAATTATACAGAAAAACTTTGATCTGCGGCCTGGAGTAATTGTAAg GGAGCTAGGTCTGAAAAGGCCCATTTACCAAAAGACTGCATGCTATGGGCACTTTGGCAGAGAAGAGTTTCCTTGGGAAAAACCAAAAACGTTGGTGTTCAACAagaactaa